Proteins encoded together in one Colius striatus isolate bColStr4 chromosome 3, bColStr4.1.hap1, whole genome shotgun sequence window:
- the PIGY gene encoding phosphatidylinositol N-acetylglucosaminyltransferase subunit Y yields the protein MLPSLPTLTVLVPLLSLAGLFYSASVDENFPQGCTSTNSLCFYSLLLPITIPVYVFFHLWTWMGIKLFRHN from the coding sequence atgctgccctccctgcccacgCTGACGGTGCTCGTTCCCCTCCTGTCCCTAGCTGGCTTATTTTACTCGGCCAGCGTAGATGAAAACTTCCCACAGGGCTGCACCAGCACAAACAGCTTATGTTTCTACAGCCTTCTCCTTCCCATCACAATACCGGTTTATGTGTTCTTCCACCTATGGACCTGGATGGGGATCAAGCTTTTTAGGCACAACTAG